The window TCAACCTGTCTGGTTGTGAACAGTTCTGAACGAAAATCTCAATATGTAATTCTTGCGATTGGCTGATAAGTTAGAACGAGTTCAGGTGGCTTCTTATCCAGTTAGCATGAaagtttcctttatttttctttttgaaaaagtAATTTAAAAGTTTTATCTCCACTGTTTCTTCTTACTTTATAGTAAAACCTGAAGTTTTAAAAGTTGTTTATTTATCTTAGAAATTGACTCTCCAGTTATGGTCGTTTATGATGTAGTAGTCAACTGCAATAACAATCTGTCTTGGGAGGCTGTCTTCCCATTCTATTTCTGGCATATATGGTTAACAAGAAACcacaacttcaaaaaaaaaaaaaaaaaagagaccaCATCTCTGTCCCCAATGTTATAGCAAAAGCCACAGAATACCATACTATATCAACAGGGGATACAATTGCGAAAAGAGGTGGTTATTTGGGTAAAGTGGGATCCCCTGCTAGGGGTCAGTACAAACTCAACACTGATGGGGCTGCACTAGGCAACCCAGGGAAAGGAGAAACTGGGGGTGTCTTTAGGACCTCCAGAGGTGATTGGATCCTAGGCTACATAGTAAGTCTGCCACACACCACTAATATCCAGGCTGAGCTAATTGCCCTACTACAGGGACTACAAATTGCAGAGTAAAGAGGCCTAACACCACTAGAAATAACCAGACTCTATAGAGGTTATAAAAATGCTTAGTGGGAAATGATGCTTATGAGTCTATTATCTCAATGCAAGTTGTTGATCAAAGGATAGGAAGAACAGTGGTGAAGCACGGTTACAAGGAGCAGAACAGGGTAGCTAATCTACTAGCAAAGGAAGGAGAAAGAAAAATCTTTTTTGAAAGGACAACTATGCTGGCAGTTCCTCCTGTGTTTGCAAATGAAGTCTTTTGGGCAAACATCCTAGGAACTGCTTTTCCTAGAACCTTTTTGAAATGTAATAGTAATACTATGGAAAAATATTTAGATACTGCAGGGGATACTAATTACCCCTCTGATGTACCTATTTTGACAGTTTAGTTGATAATATAATCAACCCCTTtaattaaccaaaaaaaaaaaacttggttTTTGTTGCCTCATGATTACTACTAAAAGTTTCTTTCGTCAAAAGGAACTTCTCAAAACCCTCGGTTGACACACTTATCCTTTTTATAGCATTACTGGCTTTGTCAACTTGTGCGCCTGGAGTATTTTTTCGGCACATGCTGTCTCCCACCAACATAAGAATCAAACAACTCTATCCATCAAGGGTCAAGGGTTAGGCAGAGAGGAAGAAATCACCTGATAATTTTTGTCTATGTTGGGTTTAAATCATAATCTCATGATTTTCACCCACCTCGTCAACCACTAAGTCACACCCTTCTAGGTACTCGGCATACATACATATTGAAGTTGCATGGACTTATGTTGAACTATCAATCAATAAACAAACAATAAGCAAATGTGGTCGATATGTGTAATATCAATGTCGCCAAGACACTATCAAATGCTGTCAATCCGAAAACAAGAACAAGACAATGCTTTGCGGAGTGCAACTCTGACTCTATGTAGTACTTAAACCTCAGTATaactatttgaactctttaaTCACACAAAAAGATAGGGGTCTCTTCTTAGTTGAACTCTGCTATCTCAAATACCCGTGCTGTTCCATCGATAGAGACAGAAACGAGGTACTCCCCATTGGACGATGCAGCTAGAGACTGAATTGCATCAGCGTGTCCGCTAAAGGTTCTCACACATTCTCCCGAACGGCTATCCCATATCCGCACTTTCCCATCAACACAACCTGTTGCCACATATCTATGTTGCCCCAGCCACAACAAGCATGCCACGCCCCCCTAAACAACGTATTTTCAGCAAATAGCAAGGCAATGAAAAAACTGGGGTTTACTACAAAACTTTCTTGAAATAGCATAGAGTATTTACAAAAGCAAATGAGCGTTCAACTGCATGTAAatatacagatatatatacaggGAGCAAAAGGAAGTTCAAACCTCATGTTCACATGTGGAGCGAGGTAAGGATTGttgcaagtcccaaataataagCTTATTATCCATGCCTCCAGTTGCAGCCCATGGAGCGCTGAAAGTCATTTCAGATGATGAAAGTAGTTTAAAGAAccaattattaatttaacaaaccaAAAACAAGTATTAGAGAAAGGAACATTCAAGGCATATGATAATCAATAAAGGAATTACTACAAAACTCCAAAGAATGGGAATAGCCACATCAGTCAAAATAGATTTAAATCCCTACATCCTATGTTTTATACCAAGCTCATTTCATTAAGAGGTACCCCCTTGTCTTCGTCTCTCATCCTGTTCTCCGTCTCGAAGGAATATTTCCATGCAAAGGCTACAGATCCAATCTTCAACCTATCATATGGAAAAAGACTTCCCAACAAAAACTATGCTTGTAATAGGCTAAAGATGAATGGTTCTTCGGGGTTAATATAAAAGCTTATCTCAAAGCAATCTTAGGTCACACATTGAATTTCGACGAAACACGGGAATAGTAACAGTGTATTGCTGACCTCTATGCCTAATAGAAAGACAACATTTAACCATACACAAACTGACAAACAAAAATGGTACAGATGAACGTAGCATCACACATGCATTCCTTTTAtgaaggaatatatatatatatgtgtgtgtgtgtatatatatatatatatatatatatatatatatatatatatatatacacctgTAACAGAAATCACTAAGTTATTCAAAAGATTGCTTCTATCATGCTGTATTGCTAGGAAATGAATGTATGGTTCatcattaaatatatataattttttttttttctactcACATCATAGGCTATTGGATTATCTTGGAAACAAGTTTCAAAGTACCAGTCTGACAGACGTATTTAAAACTACTCCACCATGACTTTCTTATTGTTAGGAAATCAATGTGTGATTCATCATAAAATATGCATCCATTTTTTCCCATTCACATCACCCACTAGATTTATGGAAAACAAGCTTCGACTTGCTAGTCCAACAAACAAATAACTAAATTGATGCTATATTATTCCACCATGACTTTCTTATCCTGGAAAGTTTGGTGCTTTCTTAGGTCCAACTCATGTCTAAATGTTGGAACTTTGCGGCACGGAGTCCATAACCAATTTGAGCATGTCTTACCCGTAATGGATTAACTCATTAAAACTTTGAGGTCACCAAAGTTCTACAATAAAGCCTCTCATTCAGGAGAAAGGCAAGACCTGGCATCAACAGTCTTCCAGTTTTCAGCAATAACAATATACACTTTTGAACCTTCTTAAGGACAAGAAGCTGTCTTAGCAGGTTGTTCTCATTTGAATACCATAATCTGTTACTTAAAGACAATTAGAGATCAATGAGAACTCCACAACATCTGAATGCAGCACAGCAAATTCAATTTCACGCCCAAAAAGATCCTCAGATAAATTAATAGATAACTGCTTAGAGACAGTTGATACTGAAGGTGCATCGAAGTGTTTTTTTTTTACGGAAAAGGGTTAAAAATACCCCTCTACTATTGGATATTGTTTAAAGTTACCCTCAACTATACTATTTGGTCATTTAAATCCCTACCATCTTACTATTGATCAGATTTGCCCTCCATTTAACAGAGGGGACACGTGGAGGCTTTCTAAGCCTTTTTAACCCCTAATCCTGAATTAAAATTTAAGCCAGACCCATTACCCATTATCCATAACCCAGTAAAATTTAGAagcaaatatatttttaaaattcagccgagaccttcaaaattcaattccaatcgttcttcatttttttttaaacctCAAATTCGAATTTCCAAGAGACCCAACAGCTTATGCCTTATGGTGTTTGAATCCTCTCCAAACAAAATCAAATATCAGTACAAGCTTCACAAGGTATTTCCCACAAGAAATTCGAACACCCAATTGATTTGAGTCACAACTTCGACGAATTTCCAGATTTGAGAGCCTCGACTCATCAATCGCATTTTACGAATTCGCTTATAAGTCTACATTTCGAGGGGTCTTCGACGATTTGCTTATCAGCTTCAGAACAAACATACCTCAGACCTGCGAAAATGCAAACCCAGATTCGAAGTTTTAAGCTCGGCAATGGTGACCTAGTTCTAAACCCCAAATCAGTGACGGGATTTTCGAACCCAACTTCCAAATCCGGGTTTCAAGAGAAGAGATCAAGGATAATTTTTTAGTTAAACACCAGACTTCTCAATGAAGAACAAGAATTAGTGAGATTTCAGATTTTAGAAGCAAAATGTGAGGTATTGGGGAGAGGTCATTAGGCAGGATATGGCACAGTTGGAGCTTGCCAAGAACACGACCCCTGATAGGAGGGCGTGGaagtcgaggattagggtagatgATTAGTAAGTAGTCAAGCGTGTCCCTTTTCTTTCTCAGCCCGGTAGCACTAGCGTTGGTACGGTATCTTTTTATTCTTAGTTGCTATTACTACCTATTGTTTGATTGCTATCTTTATTTcgcttccttaatatcttcttattGTTACTACTTGTTGCCACTGTTTCTATTCATTTTTctctttagccgagggtctatcggaaacatcctctctaccttcccagggtaggggtaaggctgtgtacaccctaccctccctagaccccacttatGGGAATTCACTGTGTTGTTGTAGAAGCAAACCGTGAAGAAAAAATATGAAGCAAACACGATTTTTCTAGTTTTGGATAATTTGTTAGTTAAACGCCAGATTTCTCAATGAAGAACAAGAATAAATGAGATTTCAGATTTTAGAAGCAAACTGTGAAGAACACCAGATTTTACTGGATTATGGGTAATGGGTCGAGTTAATTTAATTCAGGGTTGGTGGTAAGGTTTAGAAGGCCTCCACGTGCCCCCTTCGGTAGGGATTAAAATGACCAAATAGTATAATGGAGAGTAACTTTAAACAATATCCAATAGTAGATGGGTATTTTTTACCCTTTTCCGTTTTTTAAATATGTTCTTAACCAATAATCTAATATGTTATACTGGACTATGTCCACATAACTACTGTCTCTTTAGTAAAATCGTCCTCAGGAGATCTGACAACATTTGATTCCTCTCGGGCTAATTTTACAATAAAACAGTCAAGGGTTCAGTGGTCAAGGCATGTTCACTTATTTGTGGTGATTGTTGCacgatattttaattatttaccaATCCGTCTCCTCTGTCCCCTTACAGATAAAGGGCATTCAAAGGGTTAAAATACAAGGATAGATAGAGAGATGTCAGATGTAGACAAAACCTTGCCGAAAAGCTGGCACATTCTATCGAATCTGTATGAGAACTCAGAGAAGTGACAACCTGACATAGAAAATAATAATCAGTGATCAGACAAACACCGTCCAAAGTCTGGAAGCATCAAATTACATAAAAAACCATTGTGAAAAATGTAAAGAGAAAATTATCATTCATCGAAGATTCTGACCCTTCCAGTAGTTATATTGACAATGTGAGCCGAACCATCCTTTGAACCTGAGAGAGCAAGAGCTGAATCCGAGCTGATCGTCAAGCATGTCAGTCCTTCCGTGTGGTACGGATGACCttgcaacaataaataaacattttcagaaattaacaaataataatagTAAGACCAGATCTGACAAATcatatactccctccatttcaatttaaatgatgtagtttgacttggcacaaagtttaagaaaaaaagaaactcTTGAAATATGTGGTCCTAAAAGCTTAAGGGGCAAAAACTTTGtagggccatgacatttgtgtggcataaaagcttctcattaagggtaaagtgggtaaaataaaaaatttaaagttaaattatctccaaatatagaaatgtgtcatttttttttggaacggactaataaggaaagtgtgtcatttaaattgaaataGAGTGAGTATTAATCTAGAAAagtacaaacaacaacaaaaacccaAGTTTAATCCTAAAAGTGGGGTCTAAATCTAGAAAAATAGTTTCTCTAATAAAAGACCAATGTTATGACAGCAAATCTCGCCACTGATAAGAGTGCTAACATCATTTATTGGAATGGAAGTACAGAGAGCCAGCTCAATATAGCATattgaaagaaagaaacaagCAAGATAATCAATAAGCATGGATTAAGGTccttgaaaatgaaaaagaaatgcTAACTCAGCAATATATTATTAGCATATGCTACTATCCACAGTTTTTATCCAGCATTTTATATCTCAGCCACATTCCCCGAAATAGGGAAACATATTTTTGCGCAAATGAGAGAAAGCCTTCTATCTGTAAGCTTCCTACCCCTATTTGTGGTATGTGGGTCGGACGAGGGAGTGTTGGAGGCAGAATAAAAGCTTTACTTTTCACCTAATTTTGGAATGTGTGATGCAAAAGAAATCAAGATATTAGCAGCCAGAAAGCAAAAATCTCACCTCTTACCGCATGGATACTCTGGGCACTCTTTGGATCCCATATCCTCAGGGTTGCATCATCGGACCCAGTACAAATCGATTTACCTGAGCAAGCATATATAAGAAACATAAGTTCTACTCAAAAGGAGGTAAACACTGGAAATTTTACCAGAGAAACAGGGAAGTACCATCAGGAGTGAAACCACCACAGGTTACACTACCACTATGACCTAAAAACGTGTTCATGAAAGCACTGTTATCAGCATTCCACATCCAAACGGAAGAATCCTCTGAACCTGCCAACACCACATGTCCTCTCGGATGCCACCTGACCCACTGAGCACCTCACATTTCATAATTGATTCCAAATTTTACACAAAAATAGGATTTGTTACGCACGAGAAAATGTTTCACCTCTATTCCGCCTCCAGGACCTTCAAGTGTGCCATTCAGACCACCTGAAGTTATGTTCCACACTCTTATATTCCCGTCAAGGCTCCCAGAAGCAAGCAACTGACCATCAGTACTAAAAGCCAAACTCGATACAGAATCTGTGTGACCTGCAGCATAATCAAACAACTTACATTAAACCATGAATCATTCAGatgataaacaaaagaaaaggattcTTGGGGTTAGTCAAGACTCAATTACCTTGTAACTCAAAAGCAAAATCACCATAACCAATCTTCCACATAAATCCTCTATCATCTCCACCACCTGTTGCCACCAAACTAGCATCTGTTGGGCTGCAGGTAACGGTATATAGTTCACCTATAAAGAGGAAAAGGTATTGAAAAATTAAATTATCAAGAAAAAAGTAAGCACCATAAAGTACAAACTACTTATACACTATACCCAATTAGGATGCATTGACAACAGTAAACTCATGGCTGCATCTAACCTTATCCAAAAGAACTCATGGCTGCATCTAACTATTAACTACTACAAAATCCATGAAACACATTTAAGCTCCATATCTAAAATCATTGTGCCAGTGAGGTTAAACCATCTTATGTGAAGCAGGTCACCAGCAGCAGATGCAAATTTTTGGAAATGCCAAAATAATTACATTGATGTGTGTGAAATTCCCAGATATAAAATCATTGTGCCAGTGAGGTTAAACCATCTTATGCGAAGCAGGTTCACCAGCAGCAGATGCAAATTTTTGGAAATGCAAAAATAATTACATTGATGTGTGTGAAACTCCCGGATACAAATACCAGAAAGAGGACCAACATCTGATGCAAAAATCTTGTTTATATTTCCAGAACCAGAAGCCTAGAACAGTTAGCTAGAATCATATCatattttgttctttttcattttttgatcaaGTAATTTTTTCTCTTTCATTGCAGGATGTCCTTTTCCAAAAGCATGTTATAGAATGCTCCAACTGAAATCAATAAGATTTAGTTGGATATAAACAAAATCCTAATTTTTATCttaatttgggaaaaattgaatCTTGTCCTTCGGGAACAATCTCGATCCAAGAAAAACATAGCCCTTTTTCAAATTTCATATTCCACGCATAAAACTTGTTTGGTAATAAGCATTGGCATCTGGTTCTACTTTCTACGACTACTACTACACCATGATCCATCAGTGTCTTTAAAACCGCTGGTTTTCTTTTTTCATATCTTAAGAAATTGTATGTATGCTCCACCATGACCACTGGTTTTCTCTTTCATCGTCcaatttttcttttagtactcagtatttgttcaagcttGCCTATTGGAAAAATTAGCTTTGCTTATTTGATTGACGATTCGACAATGCACTTCCTAGTAAAATCTGTCCACTTATTTGAAGCACCATCAATCAAAGGCAATATCACTTCTAAGTGTAGAATTCTATGCGACTGAAAAGGCAACGTTTCCCCATTTAGTCAGCTAAACAACCTATCTATACCTCACACATGTTTTTTTAACCGACACACAAAGAGACTCAACATAACATTAGGCAACCTCCAGTTTTCCAACTGCAGCAGGACTAAAACGAAAGTTGCAACTGAATAAGAATATCAACTGAGCGCTGTTCATCATTCAAATATCAAATTACAAGAATACTAAAAGAAGTACAATACCAGTATGGCCCGTGAATGTATGAACCGAATCATCAGCTTCATCTGGAACAATTATCCCAAACATCCATATCAGTATGCTaattaatccaaaaaaaaagtttTGAACTAAACACCCCactcccctcccccctcccctctCCCCACTCCCCCCCAAAACAAATGCACCCAACCGAAAAATAAGTAATACAAAGTCCAAACCCAGAATTACAGCAATAATTCAATTTCGCAAAGTTCGCAGCTTGCAGTAAGATATCCTCTCCCTGTCACAATTTATGTGGTACACTTCACTTTTTAGTCTGTCCCGAAAAAAATAACATCATTCTATATatagaaacaatttaactttgaaATATGCATTTTACCCTTTATAAGATGATTTATAGCCCAACAAATGTCCATGGCttgttttagaccacaagttacaatagtctttctttatttcttaaacCTGGAGTGCAGTCAAATACattcacataaattgggatggaGGGAGCAAGTAAAAGTAATTACAGCAGAAACATGAGGAACCAAGATATATGAAATTTTGGCTGTATATACTCAGAAGGTTTCTAGAAGTGATTAAGTCAAATAGAAAGctgaaaacttaaaacaaaagacttcCATTGAGCCAAACATAACTCACCTAACAATCTTCCTCCTCCATCTTCTTCTccttcatcatcttcatcagcATCAATTAACTCTGCAACCATTATTTGTTTTGTAATTGTCCATAAATCTAACTAaactaaaataatataaaaagaaGAGTTTGGGGGAAAAGATTGGATTTTGTTTTATACCTTCTTCATCGACGTTTATTTCTTGAATGATATCACTTTCATCTATGAAGACCTCTTCTTCGTGTTCGTCTTCTTCGTGGTGCGGTGATGGAGAGTTCATGATTATCCCCTAAACGCCGTCGTATGAATGAGATTACGGCGGAGGAGGCGGCGGAAGAAACGCGGTGGATGTAGTGATTTTGGGGTTTAAGGAGGGTATTAGAAGGAAAATAATTCATTGGCCAAAATTGGAAAAGAAAGTTAATTTAAttacataaatgtaaaatgttgactatttaaatatgaataaaatTCGGGGGGGGGAAAAACATTAGGAATGCCACTCTTTTAGTGCTCCCCTCGCTCCCTCACCGATGATTACTGTTTTACTGCTCTCCTCGCTCCCTCACTGATGATTACGTGTTTTTGGGTATACTAGTTTTTTCACATGCCGCGTGTAATTCATATGAATGACAAAGTTAAAAAGGTTATATTACTAAAAatgtatttgagttataaaactaaatataattaaattcttaaaaaatataaatatgatctTATAAAATTAAAGATACAAAAAGTTTTTTTTGTATTCAAGTTCAATCGAGAGCGAGAAAGTGTATTAGATTCCTCAAGTCCACATACTCGTTTTGGACATTGAAGAGGGACCAAAATGCCATTGCATTTTCTCAAATACACAATTCgcattcataatgcttccttttAGGAAGGCGTGCAGTGATTTgctaaattaaaaatgaaaaaataaataattttcaatatTTTACTGATAAAATAAGTATTCATATTGTTACGATTCAAAATCCAACATGTCGTGACggtgcctatctcgatactaggcaagccgataatctcaataaattataatttcttttaagtttggaaatataatatttaaatacaatacaaaatctcacaaatactaatatgaacactccccaaaacctggtgtcactgagtacatgggcatctaatatgaatacaagtagGAAAAagtacggtctataatagtctaagaccaaaatagagtaataaagaaATAGGGAAGAAAAGACATGGTTTGCGAAATActacagctacctctgaatctccggaaaatcAACTATACACAAGAATCAACACCctctatgtccgggaacacctgaatctgcacacgaagtgcagggtgtagtatgagtacaactaactcagcaagtagcaataataaataagaaactgaagatagtgacgagctatacaattatagttcattttcagtaatttcggcaaagaataaacatgttt is drawn from Nicotiana tabacum cultivar K326 chromosome 9, ASM71507v2, whole genome shotgun sequence and contains these coding sequences:
- the LOC107792949 gene encoding uncharacterized protein LOC107792949 codes for the protein MNSPSPHHEEDEHEEEVFIDESDIIQEINVDEEELIDADEDDEGEEDGGGRLLDEADDSVHTFTGHTGELYTVTCSPTDASLVATGGGDDRGFMWKIGYGDFAFELQGHTDSVSSLAFSTDGQLLASGSLDGNIRVWNITSGGLNGTLEGPGGGIEWVRWHPRGHVVLAGSEDSSVWMWNADNSAFMNTFLGHSGSVTCGGFTPDGKSICTGSDDATLRIWDPKSAQSIHAVRGHPYHTEGLTCLTISSDSALALSGSKDGSAHIVNITTGRVVTSLSSHTDSIECASFSASAPWAATGGMDNKLIIWDLQQSLPRSTCEHEGGVACLLWLGQHRYVATGCVDGKVRIWDSRSGECVRTFSGHADAIQSLAASSNGEYLVSVSIDGTARVFEIAEFN